A single Kryptolebias marmoratus isolate JLee-2015 linkage group LG16, ASM164957v2, whole genome shotgun sequence DNA region contains:
- the prpf3 gene encoding U4/U6 small nuclear ribonucleoprotein Prp3 — MSLPKREVEELRPWVERTVKKVLGFSEPTVVTAALHCVGKGLDKRKTTDQLRPFLDDSAGGFVERLFEALEESRNSRGNKGAGEKNRKRELKDVFGEEVDSSAMKETPEVGDGTTVKRKRVPRFQEVEEPEVIPGPPSESPGMLTKMQIKQMMEAATKQIEERKKQLSFTPSATSASVDAATVTRLLGSGGVGGGSSIAPSQAASFMNDAIEKARKAAELQARIQSQLAMKPGILGTLGNTGPQNFVALANLHAMGIAPPKVEIKEVNKPTPLILDDKGRTVDASGKEVELTHRMPTLKANIRAVKREQFRQQLKEKPGEDLESTSYFDLRVPMGPAQRTRRSFRFHDPGRFEKIAQRVRTKAQLERLQNEIAQAAKKTGIQASTKLALIAPKKEIEEGEVPSIEWWDSFILPSNIAVNPDTKFEEFDLFGVTNLVEHPAQMSPPVDTDKPVTLGVYLTKKEQKKLRRQTRREGQKEVQEKVRLGLMPPPEPKVRISNLMRVLGTEAVQDPTKVESFVRDRMFKRQKIHEEANAARKLTAEQRKEKKVKKLKEDLTDGVHIAVYRIRYLQNPAKKFKVEANANQLYLTGTVVLHKDVNLVVVEGGPKSQKKFKKLMLHRIKWEEHNSKRDDPDGDDDAKRNNKCWLIWEGTAKERSFGEMKFKQCPTENMAREHFRKHGTEHYWDLALSHSVLDGTDD; from the exons ATGTCTCTGCCTAAGCGGGAGGTGGAGGAGTTGAGACCCTGGGTGGAGCGCACTGTGAAGAAGGTGCTGGGTTTCTCTGaacccactgtggtcactgcGGCTTTACACTGTGTGGGAAAGGGGCTGGATAAGAGGAAGACTACAG ACCAGCTGCGTCCTTTCCTTGACGACTCCGCCGGAGGTTTTGTGGAGCGACTTTTTGAAGCTCTGGAGGAGAGCCGCAACTCCCGTGGCAACAAAGGAGCCGGAGAAAAGAACCGCAAGAGAGAACTCAAG GATGTCTTTGGAGAAGAGGTGGACTCGAGTGCCATGAAAGAAACGCCCGAGGTGGGAGATGGGACGACTGTGAAGCGAAAGCGAGTCCCTCGTTTTCAGGAGGTCGAGGAGCCTGAGGTCATACCCGGACCTCCATCTGAAAGCCCAGGCATGCTCACCAAAATGCAG ATCAAACAGATGATGGAAGCCGCCACAAAGCAGAtcgaagaaagaaagaaacagctgAGCTTTACGCCTTCAGCCACATCTGCATCa GTCGACGCTGCGACAGTCACACGGCTTCTCGGGTCTGGCGGAGTTGGCGGCGGCTCGTCTATCGCCCCCTCCCAGGCCGCCAGCTTTATGAACGACGCCATCGAGAAGGCCCGCAAGGCCGCTGAGCTACAGGCCCGCATCCAGTCCCAGCTGGCGATGAAGCCTGGGATCCTCGGGACTTTGGGGAACACCGGGCCTCAAAACTTTGTCGCGCTCGCCAATCTGCACGCAATGGGAATCGCTCCACC GAAAGTAGAAATTAAAGAGGTGAACAAGCCGACGCCTCTGATTCTGGACGACAAGGGCAGAACTGTTGATGCTTCGGGCAAAGAGGTTGAACTCACACATCGTATGCCGACGCTCAAAG ctAACATTCGGGCCGTGAAGAGGGAGCAGTTCCgtcagcagctgaaggagaagcCCGGGGAGGACCTGGAGTCCACGTCCTACTTCGACCTGCGTGTACCCATGGGTCCAGCTCAGCGCACTCGCAGGAGCTTCAGATTCCACGACCCGGGCCGTTTCGAGAAGATCGCTCAGAGAGTCAGAACCAAG GCCCAGCTGGAAAGGCTGCAGAATGAGATCGCCCAGGCTGCGAAGAAAACGGGAATCCAGGCTTCTACCAAACTGGCTCTGATTGCTCCTAAAAAAGAGATCGAAGAAGGGGAGGTGCCCAGCATCGAGTGGTGGGACTCCTTCATCTTGCCCTCCAATATAGCAGT AAATCCAGACACAAAGTTTGAAGAGTTCGATTTGTTTGGCGTAACCAACCTAGTAGAACATCCCGCCCAAATGAGTCCACCAG tCGACACGGATAAGCCGGTAACACTGGGCGTGTACTTGACAAAGAAGGAGCAGAAGAAACTAAGAAGACAAACGCGCAGAGAGGGGCAGAAAGAAGTGCAGGAGAAGGTCCGTTTGGGACTGATGCCTCCACCAGAACCCAAAG TACGCATCTCCAACCTCATGAGAGTCTTGGGGACGGAGGCGGTCCAGGACCCCACAAAAGTGGAGAGCTTTGTGAGAGATCGGATGTTCAAAAGACAAAA AATCCACGAGGAAGCCAACGCAGCTCGGAAGCTCACGGCGGAGCAGAGGAAAGAGAAGAAGGTCAAGAAGTTAAAAGAGGACCTCACTGACGGTGTTCACATCGCAgtttacag GATCCGATATTTGCAAAATCCCGCTAAGAAGTTCAAAGTCGAGGCTAATGCTAACCAGCTGTACCTGACGGGCACAGTTGTTCTGCACAAAGACGTCAATCTCGTTGTGGTGGAAGGAG GCCCTAAATCCCAAAAAAAGTTCAAGAAGCTGATGCTTCACAGAATCAAGTGGGAGGAACACAACTCTAAAAGAGATG ATCCAGATGGTGATGACGATGCAAAGAGGAACAACAAGTGCTGGTTGATTTGGGAG GGGACAGCAAAGGAGCGTAGCTTTGGCGAGATGAAGTTCAAGCAGTGCCCCACTGAGAACATGGCCCGGGAACACTTCAGGAAGCACGGCACGGAGCACTACTGGGACCTGGCGCTCAGCCACAGCGTGTTGGACGGCACCGATGACTGA